GTCCAATAGCCACACAATCTTTCACTACATGAATATGCAAAAAAGGAGGCAGGAGGGAGATCACAAGATCAGATGATTCGATGAGCATGCGGCGTTCATCAGCATCTGTTACATTTACTTCAATCGCTTCGGTGTTGGGAGCATCACCCAATTTTGCTTTGGCCTGTTCAGCATTAGCATCTGCCACAATCAGTTTCCAGTTTTTTTCGCTAACAGTTGTTTTCAGATAATCAATTAAAACTGTTGCAGATTTACCTGCGCCAAATACAAGAATCGTTTTCAATCAAAATAATTTTTAAGAAATATAAAGTAAGGTGAGAATTTGCAAATAACCATATGCTAATTATTGGCTGAATCAGTTTTGGGTGTTTGGCCTTCTATCAATAAATTTGCCCCACTTTAAAAACAAAGCTATTTCAATGAGAACAATTGCCATGCGTGAAGCATTGCGTGAAGCCATGCAAGAGGAAATGCGCAGAGACGAGAAAGTATTTTTGCTGGGTGAAGAAGTTGCCGAATACAACGGTGCCTATAAAGTAAGCCAGGGTATGCTCGATGAGTTTGGTGAAAAGCGTGTAATTGACACGCCAATTTCTGAGCTTGGTTTTGCTGCCATTGCCGTAGGTGCTGCACAAAATGGCTTACGCCCAATCGTTGAATTTATGACATGGAACTTTGCTGCTTTGGCCTTGGACCAGATCCTTAATACAGCGTCAAAAATGCTGGCAATGAGTGGTGGACAGGTAGGTTGCCCTATCGTTTTCCGTGGACCAAATGGTTCTGCAGGTCAGTTAGGTGCTCAGCACTCAACTGCTTTTGAAAGCTATTATGCCAACATTCCGGGATTGAAAGTAATTTCTCCCTCTAACCCATATGATGCCAAAGGCTTGCTGAAAGCCGCCATCCGTGATAACGACCCGGTTGTTTTTATGGAGTGCGAAGTATGTTATGGCGACAAAGGTGATGTACCTGAAGGCGAATACATTATTGAAATAGGTAAAGCTGATGTAAAACGTTCGGGTCGTGACGTAACAATAGTTTCTTACAATAAAATGATGAAAGTAGCGCTTAATGCTGCTGAAGAATTGGCAAAAGAAGGTATTGAAGCTGAAGTAATCGATTTGCGCACAGTACGTCCGTTGGATTGGTTTACCATACTTGAGAGCGTTAAGAAAACAAATCGCCTGGTGATTGTTGAAGAGCAATGGCCTTTCGCTTCAATTTCATCTGAAATTGCCTATCGTATTCAGAAAGAAGGGTTTGACTATCTTGATGCGCCCATTCGTCGTATCACAAGTGCAGATGCCCCTATGCACTACGCACCAACTTTAGTGGGTGGCTACCTGCCTGATGTGCCTCGCACTGTGAAGCTGGTAAAGGAAGTGATGTATATGAAGAAATAAGAAATTAGAAATAATGCTTTAAAGCCGGTCAATATGATCGGCTTTTTGCATTACTGGACAAATAAATGTCTGTATAATTTTTTATTCGAAAGAATTGCAGCATATTTGCCACGGTTTTTCATAGGATATTGGATTTTAAACGAAGCTGGATTTCTATCCGGCTTTCTTTTTTTTAACGCAAAGGGGAGTCAGCCGCATTGCGGAATTACAATTATGTGGAAGCTAAGTATACTACGGCATCAGTCCTTCAACAAACAGACGCAGGGTGCTTAAAAGCAACCAGACAAAGCCGTAAGTAATACATACAAGTGAGAGGCCTAAAGCTGAAATCTTAACAGCGATCTTCCAGGCCGGCTGCGTAGAGATTGAACTTAACTTCATAGGGATTGGTTTTGGTACGTATCAAAAGTAAACATCATCCCATTCAAAAACAATCGGAGAAAACCTGTATTTTCTTTCGGTAATTACCGAAGCTGTTTTAACGCCAGCTACGTAGTTGGGTAGCGTAGAATGTCCATTCGGGAGTAGCTATTCTGTCACTTAAAGGCTCTCGATACCATGGACTTAGCCTTTTATCATTCAAATTCTGAAGTACACGAATATCCTGTGCCGGCATGTAACTTTGGGCCAGCAGGAATATAATTTTACCCGAGCTTCTGTGTCTTGCGATATCCATGATAATGACTGCATGGCCTGGTGAACCACCTTTTATCAGCACATCGCCCACAGCTAAATTTTTCCAGTCCTTGTTTTAATTCCTTTTCAAGTGAAATGGTACCACACATACCGAACACAGTTTCAAGGTAACCTTGCCAGCCCCGATTCTTGTATTGTTGCCAGCAATATTTCTTGTTGGCGTTGTCTGAGAAGCAAATTGACTTCTGCTGCTGTTTGAGATACTCAGCACGTAGCCGCATCACAGCATCGGCACATTGTTGCAGATCTTTTTGTCCTACCGATATATTCAACACTGCGTATTGAGCAGTTTGATTGTATTTCGGCCGACCATTGTACAGGTAAACTGTCTTATCGTTTTTTAAAGATTGTTGACGTAGAAAATTACCAAAACTGTTTTCCTGTAAATGCAATCGTTCATAATCATCAGGCAAAGGAATATCCTTAATATGTTTTGGGGGAGTATATTCAGCGACAACTTTATCTGTTTTAAACTGTGGTGCTACTACAAAGCAGACACTAAGAAAGAAAAAAGCAGCTGCATACATACTTGCATGGTTTTTGGTTAGCTTTGAAGCAATTCAAAAAAAATTCCATAAAAGAACCTGTTAAACCGTATGAGTCACATATTAATTATCGACGATGAGAAAGCAATCAGGAAAACATTAGGTGAAATTCTTTCTTATGAAGGTTATAAAATTGATGATGCAGAGAATGGTGATGAAGGATTAAAGAAGATCAGAGAAAAAACATACGATGTTGTTTTGTGCGATATCAAGATGCCCAAAGTAGATGGTCTTGAATTTTTAGAAAAAGCAAAAGAGATCAATCCGGATGTGCCGATCATTATGATCTCAGGTCACGGCACAATTGAAACAGCTGTAGAAGCAGTGAAAAAAGGAGCATTTGATTATGTAGCCAAGCCACCGGATTTAAACAGGTTGCTCATCACCATCCGCAATGCAATGGATAAGCAAACGCTTGTAACGGAAACAAAGGTGCTGAAACGCAAGGTGAGTAAGGTGCAGGAGATGATTGGTGAGAGCAGTGCCTTGAAAAAAATAAAAGACACGATTGAAAAAGTTGCACCTACAGATGCACGTGTGCTGATTACCGGTGAAAATGGTTCAGGTAAAGAATTAGTGGCGAGATGGATGCATGAAAAAAGCAACAGAGCTAACGGGCCAATTGTTGAAGTGAATTGCGCTGCTATTCCAGGCGAATTGATCGAAAGTGAATTGTTTGGTCATGAGAAAGGATCGTTTACCTCAGCCAT
The DNA window shown above is from Lacibacter sp. H375 and carries:
- a CDS encoding pyruvate dehydrogenase complex E1 component subunit beta, with product MRTIAMREALREAMQEEMRRDEKVFLLGEEVAEYNGAYKVSQGMLDEFGEKRVIDTPISELGFAAIAVGAAQNGLRPIVEFMTWNFAALALDQILNTASKMLAMSGGQVGCPIVFRGPNGSAGQLGAQHSTAFESYYANIPGLKVISPSNPYDAKGLLKAAIRDNDPVVFMECEVCYGDKGDVPEGEYIIEIGKADVKRSGRDVTIVSYNKMMKVALNAAEELAKEGIEAEVIDLRTVRPLDWFTILESVKKTNRLVIVEEQWPFASISSEIAYRIQKEGFDYLDAPIRRITSADAPMHYAPTLVGGYLPDVPRTVKLVKEVMYMKK
- a CDS encoding DUF4846 domain-containing protein, producing the protein MGDVLIKGGSPGHAVIIMDIARHRSSGKIIFLLAQSYMPAQDIRVLQNLNDKRLSPWYREPLSDRIATPEWTFYATQLRSWR
- a CDS encoding DUF4846 domain-containing protein; this translates as MYAAAFFFLSVCFVVAPQFKTDKVVAEYTPPKHIKDIPLPDDYERLHLQENSFGNFLRQQSLKNDKTVYLYNGRPKYNQTAQYAVLNISVGQKDLQQCADAVMRLRAEYLKQQQKSICFSDNANKKYCWQQYKNRGWQGYLETVFGMCGTISLEKELKQGLEKFSCGRCADKRWFTRPCSHYHGYRKTQKLG
- a CDS encoding sigma-54-dependent transcriptional regulator — its product is MSHILIIDDEKAIRKTLGEILSYEGYKIDDAENGDEGLKKIREKTYDVVLCDIKMPKVDGLEFLEKAKEINPDVPIIMISGHGTIETAVEAVKKGAFDYVAKPPDLNRLLITIRNAMDKQTLVTETKVLKRKVSKVQEMIGESSALKKIKDTIEKVAPTDARVLITGENGSGKELVARWMHEKSNRANGPIVEVNCAAIPGELIESELFGHEKGSFTSAIKQRIGKFEQANGGTLFLDEIGDMSLTAQAKVLRALQESKITRVGGEKDITVDVRVIAATNKDLLKEVEAKNFRLDLYHRLSVIIIHVPSLNERREDIPLLADHFLQQVADDYGQAKKAIDKKAVEALQKHNWSGNIREFRNVMERLVILSGKVISEEDVYNFVIPRA